The following coding sequences lie in one Flavobacterium sp. 20NA77.7 genomic window:
- a CDS encoding M48 family metallopeptidase, with protein sequence MKLSYKIGLFVVVLAMSCAKNPFTGKKTMAFVPNNQLFPSAFQQYSQFLAENKVIKGTTDAKRIETIGMKIKAAAEKYLTANGYPTYLNEYKWEYNLVESKELNAWCMPGGKIVFYTGILPVCKDDAGIAAVMGHEVAHALANHGQQRMSAGLLQQVGAVGAALAAEKYAPKYQNEAMQAYGAASTVGGILPFSRAHESEADMIGLTLMAIAGYNPDNAVKLWERMSALSEGKTPPEFLSTHPSNETRIKELQALLPQAKAEAAKFGVTFN encoded by the coding sequence ATGAAGTTAAGTTATAAAATAGGATTATTTGTAGTTGTACTCGCAATGAGTTGTGCGAAAAATCCCTTTACTGGAAAAAAAACGATGGCATTTGTACCCAATAATCAATTATTCCCATCAGCCTTTCAGCAATATTCTCAGTTTTTAGCTGAAAATAAAGTAATCAAAGGAACTACTGATGCTAAAAGAATAGAAACAATAGGGATGAAAATTAAAGCTGCTGCTGAAAAATATTTGACCGCAAATGGGTATCCTACTTATTTAAATGAGTACAAGTGGGAATACAATTTAGTAGAAAGTAAAGAGTTGAATGCGTGGTGTATGCCAGGAGGAAAAATTGTATTCTATACAGGAATTTTACCTGTTTGTAAAGATGACGCGGGTATCGCGGCAGTTATGGGGCATGAAGTAGCACATGCATTAGCCAATCATGGACAACAACGTATGAGTGCTGGTTTATTGCAACAAGTAGGTGCGGTTGGGGCAGCTTTAGCCGCCGAAAAATATGCACCTAAATATCAAAATGAAGCCATGCAAGCGTATGGAGCTGCTTCCACTGTAGGTGGTATACTACCCTTTAGTCGGGCACATGAAAGTGAAGCAGATATGATTGGGCTTACTCTTATGGCTATTGCAGGTTACAATCCTGACAATGCGGTGAAACTATGGGAACGAATGTCTGCTTTATCAGAGGGTAAAACGCCACCCGAATTTTTATCTACGCATCCAAGCAATGAAACGCGAATCAAAGAATTACAAGCGTTATTACCTCAAGCAAAAGCGGAAGCGGCTAAATTTGGTGTAACATTTAATTAG
- a CDS encoding DUF695 domain-containing protein, whose protein sequence is MSEEREFRVIIPEEEYQIIEFRQKGLLGIGVVNLNLVKFEPKKVFSWHCSIMIDFENFIENGMPTNEDVLKAEKFEDYLDKNIKGENKEKPNALFLGRITWNKTRELTWRVFDPELTNGFLNKIIEEKNYPFQFDYRIDDDEEWKLADWQLKNIMKE, encoded by the coding sequence ATGAGCGAAGAAAGAGAATTTAGAGTAATTATTCCAGAAGAAGAATATCAAATTATAGAATTTAGACAAAAAGGGTTGCTAGGAATTGGAGTTGTAAATTTAAATTTGGTAAAATTTGAACCTAAGAAAGTATTTTCTTGGCATTGCTCAATTATGATTGACTTTGAAAACTTTATTGAAAATGGAATGCCAACAAATGAAGATGTTTTGAAAGCGGAAAAGTTTGAAGATTATTTAGATAAAAATATAAAAGGTGAAAATAAAGAAAAGCCAAATGCATTATTTTTAGGAAGAATTACGTGGAATAAAACTAGAGAATTAACTTGGAGAGTTTTTGATCCAGAACTAACAAATGGATTCCTGAATAAAATCATTGAAGAAAAAAATTATCCGTTTCAATTTGACTACAGAATTGACGATGATGAAGAATGGAAACTTGCAGATTGGCAATTGAAAAACATAATGAAAGAATAA
- a CDS encoding transketolase, whose amino-acid sequence MTQQISYLEDLTTQVRRDILRMVHAVNSGHPGGSLGCAEFLVTLYQHLMDRKEGFDMNGTNEDIFFLSNGHISPVFYSVLARSGYFSVAELATFRKLNTRLQGHPTTHEGLEGIRMASGSLGQGLSVAIGAAQAKKLNKDNHLVYVLTGDGELQEGQNWEAIMYASAKNIDNLIAVVDYNGQQIDGATKDVVSLGNVRAKFEAFDWDVLEIKEGNQIAAIIEGMTQAKAKTGKRKPVCVLLHTVMGHGVDFMMHTHAWHGKAPNDEQLANALAQNPETLGDY is encoded by the coding sequence ATGACACAACAAATTTCGTACTTAGAAGACTTGACTACACAAGTTAGAAGAGACATTTTAAGAATGGTACACGCTGTAAATTCAGGTCATCCTGGAGGCTCATTAGGCTGTGCCGAATTTTTAGTAACGTTATACCAACACCTGATGGATCGAAAAGAAGGTTTTGATATGAACGGAACAAATGAAGATATTTTCTTTTTATCAAATGGGCACATCTCCCCTGTTTTTTACAGTGTATTAGCAAGAAGTGGTTATTTTTCTGTTGCCGAATTGGCTACCTTTAGAAAATTGAACACCCGTTTACAAGGTCACCCTACCACGCATGAAGGCTTAGAAGGCATTCGCATGGCGTCAGGTTCTCTTGGACAAGGTTTGTCAGTTGCTATAGGGGCTGCGCAGGCTAAAAAACTAAATAAAGACAACCATCTTGTATATGTATTAACGGGTGATGGCGAATTACAAGAAGGACAAAACTGGGAAGCCATTATGTATGCTTCTGCAAAAAATATAGACAATCTAATAGCTGTTGTAGATTATAACGGACAACAAATTGATGGAGCTACAAAAGATGTCGTTTCACTAGGTAACGTAAGAGCAAAATTTGAAGCCTTTGATTGGGACGTTTTAGAAATAAAAGAAGGCAATCAAATTGCGGCAATTATTGAGGGAATGACTCAGGCTAAAGCAAAAACAGGAAAAAGAAAACCTGTTTGCGTATTGTTACACACGGTTATGGGACATGGGGTTGATTTTATGATGCATACACATGCATGGCATGGAAAAGCGCCTAATGACGAACAATTAGCAAATGCTTTAGCGCAAAATCCTGAAACTTTAGGTGATTATTAA
- the lon gene encoding endopeptidase La — MPNHKILTLDNLSLQEIDNEADLIPLMTPEDEEEMNNEALPSDLPILPLRNTVLFPGVVIPITAGRDKSIKLINEANAGSKVIGVVAQIDENIEDPTPNDVYHIGTVAKIMRVLKMPDGNVTIILQGKKRFEIDNFTQEEPYFKATIKEYKETRPKKNDEEFETIIDSIKELSIQIIKESPNIPTEATFAIKNIESSPFLVNFVSSNMNLNLEEKQRLLSIIDLKERALETLKYMNLELQKLEIRNDIQSKVRFDLDQQQREYFLQQQMKTIQEELGGVSHEAEIEEMRKKAKTKKWDNKVAEYFEKELSKLQRTNPNSPDFGIQRNYLDLFLELPWNEFSKDKFDLKHAQQILDRDHFGLEDVKKRIIEHLAVLKLRNDMKSPILCLYGPPGVGKTSIGKSIAEALGREYVRISLGGLRDEAEIRGHRKTYIGAMPGRIIQSIKKAKTSNPVFVLDEIDKLSMSHNGDPSSALLEVLDPEQNNSFHDNFLELGYDLSKVMFIATSNSLSTIQPALRDRMEIINMTGYTIEEKIEIAKNYLLPKQLKEHGLTSKDLQIGKKQLEKIVVGYTRESGVRGLDKKIAEMVRHAAKSVAMEEPYNVKVTDADIIEVLKSPRLERDKYENNDTAGVVTGLAWTSVGGDILFIESIVSKGKGGMTMTGNLGTVMKESVTIALEYIKANSKLLGIDSEVLQNYNIHIHVPEGATPKDGPSAGIAMLTSMVSSFTQKRVKKSIAMTGEITLRGKVLPVGGIKEKILAAKRANIKEIILCKENKRDIEEIKASYIEGLTFHYVDTMKEVIDVAITHQKVKDAIDFNFKKETK; from the coding sequence ATGCCAAATCATAAAATACTAACGCTTGACAATTTGTCACTACAAGAAATTGATAATGAAGCTGATTTAATTCCTTTAATGACACCTGAAGATGAAGAAGAAATGAATAATGAAGCCTTGCCTTCCGATTTGCCTATTTTACCTCTTAGAAATACGGTATTGTTTCCTGGTGTTGTTATCCCAATTACTGCAGGAAGGGACAAGTCTATTAAATTAATTAATGAAGCTAATGCAGGCTCAAAAGTTATTGGGGTAGTGGCTCAAATAGATGAAAATATTGAAGATCCAACACCTAATGACGTGTATCATATTGGTACGGTTGCCAAAATTATGCGTGTATTAAAAATGCCCGACGGTAACGTAACCATAATATTACAAGGTAAAAAACGTTTTGAAATAGATAACTTTACTCAAGAAGAACCTTATTTTAAAGCAACTATAAAAGAATATAAGGAGACAAGACCTAAGAAAAATGATGAAGAATTTGAAACCATCATTGATTCTATTAAAGAATTGTCTATCCAAATTATTAAGGAAAGTCCAAATATTCCTACCGAGGCTACTTTTGCTATTAAAAATATTGAAAGCAGTCCGTTTTTAGTCAACTTTGTTTCTTCTAACATGAATTTAAATTTAGAAGAAAAGCAACGTTTACTATCTATTATTGATTTAAAAGAACGTGCTTTAGAAACATTGAAATACATGAATTTAGAGTTGCAAAAACTCGAAATTAGAAACGATATTCAATCTAAAGTTCGCTTTGATTTAGATCAACAACAACGCGAATATTTCCTACAGCAACAAATGAAAACAATCCAAGAAGAACTGGGAGGTGTTTCGCACGAAGCTGAAATAGAAGAAATGCGCAAAAAAGCGAAAACTAAAAAATGGGACAATAAAGTAGCTGAGTATTTTGAAAAGGAATTGTCAAAATTACAACGTACCAATCCTAATTCACCAGATTTTGGAATCCAACGTAATTACTTAGATTTATTTTTAGAATTACCATGGAATGAGTTTTCAAAAGACAAATTTGATTTAAAACATGCCCAACAAATTTTAGATAGAGACCATTTTGGGTTAGAAGATGTTAAAAAGCGTATCATAGAACATTTGGCAGTTTTGAAATTGCGAAATGATATGAAGTCACCTATTTTGTGTTTATATGGACCTCCAGGAGTGGGTAAAACTTCAATTGGTAAATCTATTGCAGAAGCATTAGGTAGAGAATATGTGCGCATTTCATTAGGAGGATTGCGTGATGAGGCAGAAATAAGAGGACATCGTAAAACGTATATTGGTGCTATGCCAGGGCGAATTATTCAAAGTATTAAAAAAGCAAAAACTTCAAATCCTGTTTTTGTGTTGGACGAAATTGATAAGTTATCAATGAGTCATAATGGAGATCCTTCTTCGGCTTTGCTTGAAGTTTTAGACCCTGAGCAAAACAATTCGTTTCACGACAATTTCTTAGAATTAGGATATGATTTATCAAAAGTGATGTTCATTGCCACGTCAAATAGTTTGTCAACCATTCAACCCGCTTTGAGAGATCGAATGGAAATCATAAACATGACAGGTTATACGATTGAAGAAAAAATTGAAATTGCTAAAAATTATTTGTTGCCTAAACAATTAAAAGAACACGGTTTAACAAGCAAAGATTTGCAAATTGGAAAAAAACAATTGGAAAAAATTGTAGTTGGTTACACCCGTGAATCTGGTGTTCGTGGTTTGGATAAGAAAATAGCTGAAATGGTACGTCATGCTGCCAAATCTGTAGCGATGGAAGAGCCGTACAACGTTAAAGTTACTGATGCCGATATTATTGAAGTATTAAAATCACCGCGTTTAGAACGTGATAAATATGAAAATAATGATACAGCAGGTGTGGTTACAGGTTTAGCTTGGACTTCTGTTGGTGGAGATATTTTATTCATTGAGTCAATTGTGTCCAAAGGAAAAGGCGGTATGACCATGACAGGAAATTTGGGTACAGTAATGAAAGAATCTGTTACCATTGCCCTGGAATATATAAAAGCCAATTCAAAATTGCTTGGGATTGATTCAGAAGTACTTCAAAATTATAACATTCACATTCACGTCCCAGAAGGAGCAACGCCAAAAGATGGTCCAAGTGCAGGTATTGCAATGCTTACGTCAATGGTTTCTAGCTTTACCCAAAAACGCGTAAAAAAATCTATTGCCATGACAGGTGAAATTACCTTGAGAGGAAAAGTGTTACCCGTGGGTGGTATTAAAGAAAAAATACTAGCCGCTAAGCGAGCTAATATTAAAGAAATTATTTTGTGTAAAGAGAATAAGAGAGACATTGAAGAAATTAAGGCTTCTTATATTGAAGGACTTACCTTTCATTATGTCGATACCATGAAGGAAGTAATTGATGTAGCTATAACTCATCAAAAAGTAAAAGATGCTATAGATTTTAACTTTAAGAAAGAAACTAAATAA
- the mtaB gene encoding tRNA (N(6)-L-threonylcarbamoyladenosine(37)-C(2))-methylthiotransferase MtaB yields the protein MENTKKVAFYTLGCKLNFSETSTIARDFQNEGFERVDFEEPADIYVINTCSVTENADKQFKQVVKKALQRNQKAFVAAVGCYAQLKPEELAAVDGVDLVLGATEKFKITDYINDLSKNEQGEVHSCEIEDADFYVGSYSIGDRTRAFLKVQDGCDYKCTYCTIPLARGISRSDALENVLKNAKEISAQNIKEIVLTGVNIGDYGKGEFGNKKHEHTFLELVQALDNVEGIERLRISSIEPNLLKNETIAFVAQSKTFVPHFHIPLQSGSNDILKKMKRRYLRELYVDRVNQIREVMPHACIGVDVIVGFPGETDAHFLETYHFLHELDISYLHVFTYSERDNTEAISMEGVVPMNVRSKRSKMLRGLSVKKRRAFYESQIGTTRTVLFEGENKEGYIYGFTENYVKIKTPWNPELVNTLHQVTLTHIDEDGSVRVGFIN from the coding sequence ATGGAAAACACAAAAAAAGTTGCCTTCTACACCTTAGGGTGCAAATTAAATTTCTCTGAAACCTCTACCATTGCCAGAGATTTTCAAAACGAAGGTTTTGAACGTGTCGATTTTGAAGAACCGGCAGATATCTATGTCATTAATACGTGTTCGGTTACCGAAAATGCAGACAAACAATTTAAACAAGTAGTCAAAAAAGCGTTGCAACGCAATCAAAAAGCCTTTGTGGCTGCGGTAGGTTGTTATGCCCAACTTAAGCCTGAAGAACTCGCTGCAGTAGACGGTGTGGATTTAGTATTGGGGGCTACCGAAAAATTTAAAATTACAGACTACATCAACGATTTATCAAAAAATGAACAAGGCGAAGTGCACTCTTGCGAAATTGAAGATGCCGATTTTTATGTTGGCAGTTATTCCATAGGCGACCGCACACGAGCTTTTCTTAAAGTACAAGACGGTTGCGACTACAAATGCACCTATTGTACCATTCCGCTAGCGCGAGGCATTTCAAGAAGTGATGCACTAGAAAATGTATTGAAAAACGCAAAAGAAATTTCGGCTCAAAACATCAAAGAAATCGTACTTACGGGCGTAAATATAGGCGATTATGGCAAAGGTGAATTTGGCAACAAAAAACACGAGCATACTTTTTTAGAACTCGTACAAGCCTTAGACAACGTAGAAGGAATAGAGCGTTTGCGCATTTCGTCTATTGAGCCTAATTTGCTTAAAAATGAAACCATTGCGTTTGTGGCACAAAGTAAAACATTTGTTCCGCATTTTCACATTCCGCTACAATCAGGAAGCAACGACATTTTAAAGAAAATGAAGCGTCGTTACCTGCGCGAATTGTATGTAGATCGTGTAAATCAAATTAGAGAAGTAATGCCTCATGCGTGCATAGGGGTTGATGTTATTGTAGGTTTCCCAGGTGAAACCGATGCTCATTTTTTAGAAACCTATCATTTTTTACACGAATTAGACATTTCTTATTTACATGTTTTTACGTACTCAGAACGAGACAATACGGAAGCTATTAGTATGGAAGGCGTTGTGCCCATGAATGTCAGAAGTAAACGCAGTAAAATGCTACGCGGGTTATCTGTAAAAAAACGCAGGGCTTTTTATGAAAGTCAAATTGGCACGACAAGAACCGTATTATTTGAAGGCGAAAATAAAGAAGGCTATATTTATGGGTTTACAGAAAACTACGTAAAAATTAAAACACCTTGGAATCCAGAATTAGTAAATACACTACACCAAGTTACCTTAACTCACATAGATGAAGACGGAAGTGTGCGTGTAGGATTTATTAACTAA
- a CDS encoding transketolase family protein, translating into MKKYENTGSKDTRSGFGAGMTELGQQNENVVALCADLIGSLKFDDFKKNHPERFFQIGIAEANMIGIAAGLTIGGKIPFTGTFANFSTGRVYDQIRQSVAYSDKNVKICASHAGLTLGEDGATHQILEDIGLMKMLPGMTVINTCDYNQTKAATIALAAHHGPAYLRFGRPVVPNFMPADEPFVIGKAIVLQEGTDVTILATGHLVWEALIAAEALEAKGISAEVINIHTIKPIDEEAILKSVKKTGCVVTAEEHNIIGGLGESVSRTLIQHHLVPQEFVAVNDSFGESGTPDQLMEKYGLNSAAIIEKAEKVIKRK; encoded by the coding sequence ATGAAAAAATACGAAAATACAGGAAGTAAAGATACCCGTTCAGGATTTGGTGCAGGAATGACCGAATTAGGACAACAGAACGAAAACGTCGTAGCATTATGTGCCGACTTAATTGGTTCTTTGAAATTTGACGATTTCAAAAAAAATCATCCAGAACGTTTTTTCCAAATTGGAATTGCAGAAGCTAATATGATAGGAATCGCTGCTGGTTTAACTATAGGAGGTAAAATTCCGTTTACAGGAACATTTGCAAACTTCTCTACAGGGAGAGTGTATGACCAAATTCGTCAATCTGTAGCCTATTCAGATAAAAATGTAAAAATTTGTGCTTCTCACGCTGGGTTAACCTTAGGCGAAGACGGAGCTACACACCAAATCTTAGAAGATATAGGTTTGATGAAAATGTTACCTGGCATGACTGTCATTAATACCTGCGATTACAACCAAACGAAAGCAGCAACTATTGCATTAGCTGCTCATCACGGCCCTGCTTATTTGCGTTTTGGTCGTCCGGTAGTGCCTAACTTTATGCCTGCTGACGAACCTTTCGTAATTGGAAAAGCCATTGTCTTACAAGAAGGAACAGATGTAACGATACTAGCAACAGGCCATTTAGTATGGGAAGCGCTTATTGCTGCAGAGGCACTAGAAGCAAAAGGAATTTCGGCTGAAGTAATTAATATTCACACGATTAAACCAATAGATGAAGAAGCGATTTTAAAATCAGTGAAGAAAACGGGTTGTGTAGTTACGGCCGAAGAACATAACATCATTGGTGGTTTAGGTGAAAGTGTTTCTAGAACATTAATTCAACATCATTTAGTGCCACAAGAATTTGTTGCGGTAAACGACAGCTTTGGAGAAAGCGGAACGCCAGACCAATTAATGGAAAAATACGGGTTAAACAGCGCTGCCATCATTGAAAAAGCAGAAAAAGTAATCAAAAGAAAGTAA
- the porQ gene encoding type IX secretion system protein PorQ, translated as MLKKIGVFLWFVVSPVCAQIGGQSVYQFLNLVQSPRQAAMGGKTVTIMDYDVNQANFNPATINPKMGNHLATNYSKYYGEIAYGTASYAYTWDRHVQTLHVGVNYVNYGNFDGYDELGNQTGAFSGSEGALSIGYAYNIPWTNLHVGANLKLITSTLERYNSFGAATDIGLLYIDEKNDINFGLTFRNIGYQIKPYDAVREKLPFEIDAGISQLMENVPIRWHVTFENLQQWNIAFANPNRAQGSLDGSTKEEQVSFFNNTLRHVILGAELFPEKAFNIRLGYNFRRGQELNIIDQRNFSGVSAGFSLRFNKVRFDYSYAKYTLAANTSMFGLMIDLN; from the coding sequence ATGTTAAAGAAAATAGGTGTGTTTTTATGGTTTGTAGTAAGTCCTGTTTGCGCTCAAATAGGCGGACAATCTGTGTACCAGTTTCTTAACTTAGTGCAATCGCCTCGTCAAGCAGCTATGGGGGGTAAAACGGTTACGATTATGGATTATGATGTCAATCAGGCTAATTTTAATCCAGCTACCATTAATCCTAAAATGGGTAACCATCTAGCTACAAATTACAGTAAGTATTATGGTGAAATAGCCTATGGCACCGCTTCATACGCTTATACATGGGACAGGCATGTGCAAACCTTACATGTAGGGGTAAATTATGTAAATTACGGCAATTTTGATGGCTACGATGAGTTGGGTAACCAAACGGGTGCCTTTAGTGGTTCAGAAGGTGCTTTGTCTATTGGTTATGCCTATAATATTCCGTGGACAAACTTACATGTAGGCGCTAATTTAAAATTAATTACTTCTACGTTAGAGCGCTATAATTCTTTTGGAGCGGCAACAGATATTGGCCTATTGTATATCGATGAAAAAAATGATATTAATTTCGGCTTAACCTTTAGAAATATTGGGTACCAAATTAAACCTTATGATGCCGTGCGAGAAAAGTTACCCTTTGAAATTGATGCGGGAATTTCTCAATTAATGGAAAATGTACCTATTAGATGGCATGTTACGTTTGAAAATTTGCAACAATGGAATATTGCTTTTGCCAATCCAAATAGAGCACAAGGTTCGTTAGATGGTTCAACTAAAGAAGAGCAAGTTTCTTTTTTTAACAATACCTTACGACATGTTATTCTTGGTGCCGAATTATTTCCTGAAAAAGCATTCAATATAAGATTAGGTTATAATTTTAGAAGAGGACAAGAATTGAATATAATAGACCAAAGAAATTTTAGTGGTGTTTCAGCAGGGTTTAGTTTACGCTTTAATAAAGTACGCTTTGATTATTCGTATGCTAAATATACACTTGCTGCTAATACAAGTATGTTTGGATTGATGATTGATTTGAATTAG
- a CDS encoding MFS transporter — MLAIKKGNSKVLWAWAFYDWANSVYALVISSSIFPLFFGQLFRQKNIETISFFGSQKSGETIISYVTAFGFIVIAFMSPLLSGIADYMGNKMFFMKFFCYLGAASCMLLYFFDLHNLYFGLCCYTLALIGYWGSLVFYNSYLPDIALKEKQDSISARGYSLGYVGSVILLVINLAMVMLVPDDSKMQMMKYSFVLVGIWWLGFSQYTYYYLPNQKTGKKIHKDIVFKGFRELQKVWKHIQTLAVLKRYLRAFFVYSMAVQTIMIIAAYFGEKEVDWGSPSARTSGLIGSILLIQLIAVLGAYLTSKASTYFGNIKVLFVLNILWILICIDAYFISTPMDFYIAACCVGLIMGGIQSLSRSTYSKLIPNDVVDTTSFFSFYDVSEKIGIVIGMFTYGFIADITGKMQNAILFLILFFALGAFLLYKLLQNQKETH, encoded by the coding sequence ATGCTGGCAATAAAAAAAGGGAATTCAAAAGTGCTATGGGCTTGGGCGTTTTATGACTGGGCAAATTCTGTGTATGCATTAGTAATATCCTCATCTATTTTTCCGCTGTTTTTTGGTCAATTATTTAGACAAAAAAATATAGAAACGATTTCCTTTTTTGGAAGCCAAAAATCAGGAGAAACCATCATTAGTTATGTTACAGCTTTCGGATTTATAGTTATTGCCTTTATGTCGCCTTTGCTTTCTGGTATAGCAGATTATATGGGTAATAAGATGTTTTTTATGAAATTTTTTTGCTACTTAGGAGCTGCTTCATGTATGTTGCTCTATTTTTTTGATTTACATAATTTGTATTTTGGGTTGTGTTGTTACACATTAGCCTTGATTGGGTATTGGGGAAGTTTAGTGTTTTATAATTCCTATTTACCCGATATAGCACTTAAAGAAAAGCAAGATAGTATTTCGGCAAGGGGTTACAGTTTGGGCTATGTGGGCAGTGTTATTTTATTAGTAATTAATTTGGCTATGGTAATGCTTGTGCCTGATGATTCAAAAATGCAAATGATGAAGTATTCGTTTGTATTAGTAGGTATTTGGTGGCTGGGATTTAGTCAATACACGTATTATTATTTACCCAATCAAAAGACAGGTAAAAAAATACATAAAGATATTGTGTTTAAAGGTTTTAGAGAATTGCAAAAAGTATGGAAACATATTCAAACGCTTGCTGTATTGAAACGCTATTTGCGGGCATTTTTTGTGTATAGTATGGCCGTACAAACTATTATGATTATTGCGGCTTATTTTGGGGAGAAAGAAGTAGATTGGGGTAGCCCATCTGCACGAACTTCAGGATTAATAGGCAGTATATTACTTATTCAATTGATTGCAGTTTTGGGAGCCTATCTTACAAGTAAAGCTTCAACTTATTTTGGAAACATTAAGGTGTTATTCGTTCTTAATATATTGTGGATACTGATTTGTATTGATGCTTATTTTATTTCTACACCTATGGATTTTTATATTGCTGCTTGTTGCGTGGGTTTAATAATGGGAGGTATTCAATCTTTATCACGTTCGACGTATTCAAAATTAATACCTAATGATGTGGTTGATACGACCTCTTTTTTTAGTTTTTACGATGTTTCGGAAAAAATAGGTATTGTAATAGGTATGTTTACCTATGGTTTCATTGCTGATATTACAGGTAAAATGCAAAATGCTATTTTATTTTTAATTCTGTTCTTTGCTTTAGGCGCTTTCTTGTTGTATAAGCTTTTACAAAATCAAAAAGAAACGCATTAA
- a CDS encoding GNAT family protein: MATIKDNELLRQFEITTEKGLLTIEYAIQERKIFLTKLCAPEQESDEAIQQFVSEVLEHVEERKFKVVPTHPKMVSFFRKNKKYHSLLPPGIKI; this comes from the coding sequence ATGGCAACCATCAAAGACAATGAATTGCTAAGACAATTTGAAATTACTACTGAAAAAGGATTACTCACGATTGAATACGCTATTCAAGAACGAAAAATATTCTTAACTAAGCTTTGTGCACCCGAACAAGAATCAGATGAGGCAATACAACAATTCGTTTCTGAAGTACTTGAACATGTGGAGGAACGAAAGTTTAAGGTAGTGCCTACACATCCTAAAATGGTATCTTTTTTCAGAAAAAATAAAAAATACCATTCGCTATTACCTCCAGGAATTAAAATATAA
- a CDS encoding alpha/beta fold hydrolase — protein sequence MSKNKHKDQIKIPFFIILIAKILYFFSIKWAEKFARKLFITPIKHKAPKREHHMEATALQTRLFIKSIQKEIVVYEYGQATKKVLLIHGWSGRGTQLVKIADELISLGFSTVSFDAPAHGKSGTKTTIMLEFISSILELEKKYGPFEFAVAHSLGAMSLLNAVKQGFQIKKGVLIGSGNSVDKIVADFISKLKLPAKVGEQMKREFEKKYHAKMEDYAGYIAAKEVKTPMLVIHDKQDYEVPVDAAYGIAENLENHQLIITEGLGHRKILGDAKVIQHITSFLVNN from the coding sequence ATGTCGAAAAATAAACATAAAGATCAAATCAAAATTCCGTTTTTTATTATTCTGATTGCCAAAATATTATATTTTTTCTCAATCAAATGGGCTGAAAAATTTGCCCGAAAATTATTTATCACACCTATAAAGCACAAAGCCCCAAAAAGAGAACATCACATGGAGGCAACTGCTCTACAAACAAGATTATTTATTAAAAGCATTCAAAAAGAAATTGTTGTATATGAATACGGACAAGCTACTAAAAAAGTATTATTAATTCACGGATGGTCTGGCAGAGGTACACAATTGGTTAAAATTGCAGATGAATTAATAAGCCTTGGTTTTTCAACGGTTAGTTTTGATGCGCCAGCCCATGGAAAATCGGGAACTAAAACAACTATCATGCTTGAATTTATTAGTAGCATACTTGAACTGGAAAAGAAATATGGTCCGTTTGAATTTGCTGTAGCACACTCACTAGGCGCCATGTCTTTATTAAACGCAGTTAAACAAGGTTTTCAAATTAAAAAAGGTGTGCTTATAGGTAGTGGTAATAGTGTTGATAAAATTGTAGCTGATTTTATTTCAAAATTAAAACTTCCTGCAAAAGTAGGCGAACAAATGAAACGCGAATTTGAGAAAAAATACCACGCCAAAATGGAAGACTATGCAGGATACATAGCCGCTAAAGAGGTAAAAACACCTATGCTTGTTATTCATGACAAACAGGATTATGAAGTGCCTGTAGATGCTGCGTATGGAATTGCCGAAAATTTAGAAAACCACCAACTTATCATTACCGAAGGATTAGGACACAGAAAAATATTGGGCGATGCAAAAGTTATTCAACATATTACGTCTTTTTTAGTTAATAACTAA